From the Primulina huaijiensis isolate GDHJ02 unplaced genomic scaffold, ASM1229523v2 scaffold30219, whole genome shotgun sequence genome, the window TTAAATCGTCAGAGAATGGAAGTTTCTCAAGATCGTCAGGCAAGTTATGCAAATAAATGTCGTCTATCTATAGAATTTCAAGCTGGAGATTTTGTGTTTCTAAAAATCTCACAGTTTATGGGTGTTGTTCATTTTGGAATTAGAGGTAAGTTGTCACCTCGATATGTTCGCCCTTATGATATTGTTGAGCGTATTGGAATTTATGTTTATCGTTTGGAGTTGCCACAGTCATTGCCTGACGTCCACGATGTGTTTCGTGTGTCTATGTTGCGAAAATATGAGCCCGAC encodes:
- the LOC140967928 gene encoding uncharacterized protein, translating into MTLFEALYGQRGRSRLCWDEFGEKQLIEPDIVQEIHDKFQLNRQRMEVSQDRQASYANKCRLSIEFQAGDFVFLKISQFMGVVHFGIRGKLSPRYVRPYDIVERIGIYVYRLELPQSLPDVHDVFRVSMLRKYEPDSSHLIYLTRMNLISLYRTLNIWFAF